The genomic DNA CCAAGCCTAAGGAGCTGAATCATGGCAACGAGCAAAGGCGGACGCGAAAAGATCAAGCTGGAATCCACCGCGGGTACCGGCCACTTCTATACCACCAGCAAAAACAAGAAGACGATGCCTGAAAAGATGTCGATCATGAAGTTCGACCCCAAGGCACGCAAGCACGTCGAATACAAGGAAATCAAGCTGAA from Variovorax sp. PBL-E5 includes the following:
- the rpmG gene encoding 50S ribosomal protein L33 translates to MATSKGGREKIKLESTAGTGHFYTTSKNKKTMPEKMSIMKFDPKARKHVEYKEIKLK